A window of Streptomyces gilvosporeus contains these coding sequences:
- a CDS encoding NADPH-dependent 2,4-dienoyl-CoA reductase, with protein sequence MTPYPHLMTPLDLGFTTLPNRVLMGSMHIGLEEAENGFERMAAFYAARARGGVGLMVTGGIAPNDAGRPYEGGAKLTTEEEVAQHRVVTDAVHAEGGRIAMQILHFGRYAYHQDLVAPSALQAPISPFTPNELTDDEVEQTIEDYVRAAELARAAGYDGVEIMGSEGYLINEFIAGATNRRTDRWGGPYENRVRFPLEIVRRTRERVGADFILIYRLSMLDLVPGGSTLEEVVTLAKEIEAAGATIINTGIGWHEARIPTIVTSVPRAAYTWVTKRLMGAVSVPLVTSNRINTPEVAEELLADGRADMVSMARPFLADPEFVAKAREGRAEEINTCIGCNQACLDHTFSGKITSCLVNPRACHETELVLSPTRLRKRIGVVGAGPAGLACAVSAAERGHEVTLFDAAEEIGGQLNVAKRVPGKEEFDETLRYFRTQLRLKGVEVRLGTAVTAGDLGAYDEVVVATGVTPRVPEIEGIDHPSVVSYLDVLRGGAPVGERVAVIGAGGIGFDVAEFLTDAGDGANRDPETYFRAWGVDTTYGERGGLRAPERPAVPRQVHLLQRKTSKVGAGLGKTTGWIHRTELRHRGVTMVAGATYERIDDEGLHVSVEGTTRTLPVDTVVLCTGQEPRRDLYEELRAEGRAVHLIGGADVAAELDAKRAIKQGTELAAAL encoded by the coding sequence ATGACCCCGTACCCGCACCTCATGACCCCCCTCGACCTCGGGTTCACCACGCTCCCCAACCGGGTGCTCATGGGATCGATGCACATCGGCCTGGAGGAGGCGGAGAACGGGTTCGAGCGGATGGCGGCCTTCTACGCCGCCCGGGCGCGCGGCGGCGTGGGGCTCATGGTGACCGGGGGGATCGCGCCGAACGACGCGGGGCGGCCGTACGAGGGCGGGGCGAAGCTCACCACCGAGGAGGAGGTGGCGCAGCACCGGGTCGTGACCGACGCGGTGCATGCCGAGGGCGGGCGGATCGCGATGCAGATCCTGCACTTCGGGCGCTATGCGTATCACCAGGATCTGGTGGCACCGAGCGCGCTCCAGGCGCCGATCAGCCCCTTCACCCCGAACGAGCTCACCGACGACGAGGTCGAGCAGACCATCGAGGACTATGTGCGGGCCGCCGAGCTGGCCCGGGCCGCCGGATACGACGGCGTCGAGATCATGGGGTCCGAGGGGTACCTGATCAACGAGTTCATCGCCGGGGCGACCAACCGGCGCACTGACCGGTGGGGCGGACCGTACGAGAACCGGGTGCGCTTCCCCCTGGAGATCGTGCGGCGGACCCGGGAGCGGGTCGGCGCGGACTTCATCCTGATCTACCGGCTCTCGATGCTGGATCTGGTGCCGGGCGGATCGACGCTGGAGGAGGTCGTCACGCTCGCCAAGGAGATCGAGGCGGCCGGGGCCACGATCATCAACACCGGTATCGGATGGCACGAGGCGCGTATCCCGACCATCGTGACGTCGGTGCCGCGCGCGGCGTACACCTGGGTGACCAAGCGGCTGATGGGCGCGGTGTCCGTACCGCTGGTGACCAGCAACCGGATCAACACCCCCGAGGTGGCCGAGGAGTTGCTCGCCGACGGGCGGGCGGACATGGTCTCGATGGCGCGGCCGTTCCTCGCCGATCCGGAGTTCGTGGCCAAGGCCCGCGAGGGGCGCGCCGAGGAGATCAACACCTGCATCGGGTGCAACCAGGCATGCCTCGACCACACCTTCAGCGGGAAGATCACCTCCTGCCTGGTGAATCCGCGGGCCTGCCACGAGACCGAGCTGGTGCTGTCGCCGACCCGGCTGCGCAAGCGGATCGGCGTGGTCGGGGCCGGGCCGGCGGGGCTGGCGTGCGCCGTGTCGGCGGCCGAGCGGGGACATGAGGTGACCCTGTTCGACGCCGCGGAGGAGATCGGCGGTCAGCTGAACGTCGCCAAGCGGGTGCCCGGCAAGGAGGAGTTCGACGAGACGCTGCGGTACTTCCGTACGCAGCTGCGCCTCAAGGGCGTGGAGGTGCGCCTGGGCACCGCCGTGACGGCCGGGGACCTCGGTGCGTACGACGAGGTGGTCGTCGCGACCGGGGTGACGCCGCGGGTGCCGGAGATCGAGGGGATCGACCACCCCAGCGTGGTCAGCTACCTCGATGTGCTGCGCGGCGGCGCGCCGGTCGGCGAGCGGGTCGCCGTCATCGGCGCCGGGGGCATCGGCTTCGATGTGGCGGAATTCCTGACGGACGCCGGGGACGGGGCGAACCGGGATCCGGAGACCTACTTCCGGGCCTGGGGCGTGGACACCACGTACGGCGAGCGGGGCGGGCTGCGCGCGCCCGAACGGCCCGCGGTGCCGCGCCAGGTGCATCTGCTCCAGCGCAAGACGTCGAAGGTGGGCGCCGGGCTGGGCAAGACCACCGGCTGGATCCACCGTACGGAGCTGCGTCACCGGGGCGTGACGATGGTCGCCGGTGCGACGTACGAGCGGATCGACGACGAGGGGCTGCATGTCAGCGTCGAGGGCACGACGCGGACCCTGCCCGTCGACACGGTCGTGCTGTGCACGGGCCAGGAGCCGCGGCGGGATCTGTACGAGGAGCTGCGGGCCGAGGGCCGTGCGGTGCATCTGATCGGCGGCGCGGACGTCGCGGCCGAACTGGACGCCAAGCGCGCGATCAAGCAGGGGACGGAGCTGGCGGCGGCCCTGTGA
- a CDS encoding PadR family transcriptional regulator, whose product MSLPHAILTALLERPSSGLELTRRFDRSIGYFWSATHQQIYRELGKLEQRGLIRALPSERPARGQKKEFEVLPAGRAELAEWASREQESKPIRDALLLRLRAAAVVGRTGLDDELRRHLAVHRRQLAEYEAIESRDFAAAADPEDRLRRLVLRAGIGLETFWVAWLEEALAEVGDMGDAEGMGDAGADDTEAGGRPGE is encoded by the coding sequence ATGTCCCTCCCCCATGCGATTCTCACCGCACTGCTCGAAAGGCCGTCGTCCGGGCTGGAGCTGACGCGCAGGTTCGACCGGTCGATCGGGTACTTCTGGTCGGCCACGCATCAGCAGATCTACCGCGAGCTGGGGAAGCTGGAGCAGCGCGGGCTGATTCGGGCGTTGCCGTCCGAGCGGCCCGCGCGGGGGCAGAAGAAGGAGTTCGAGGTGCTGCCCGCGGGGCGGGCGGAGCTGGCGGAGTGGGCGTCGCGCGAGCAGGAGTCCAAGCCCATCCGGGATGCGCTGCTGCTGCGGCTGCGGGCCGCGGCGGTGGTCGGACGCACGGGGCTCGACGACGAGCTGCGGCGCCATCTGGCCGTGCACCGGCGGCAGTTGGCCGAGTACGAGGCGATCGAGAGCCGCGATTTCGCGGCCGCGGCCGATCCCGAGGACCGGCTGCGGCGCCTCGTCCTGCGGGCCGGGATCGGGCTGGAGACCTTCTGGGTGGCGTGGCTGGAGGAGGCGCTGGCGGAGGTTGGGGACATGGGGGATGCCGAGGGCATGGGGGATGCGGGCGCGGACGACACGGAGGCGGGCGGGCGGCCCGGGGAATAG
- a CDS encoding MDR family MFS transporter, which yields MDQLIPSDPTHIGPYRLIARLGAGGMGLVYLGRSAAGRTVAVKVVQEEHAQHPEFRRRFAREVAAARRVGGSWTAAVLDADTEAAVPWVATQYIPGPDLTTVVANDFGPLPDNSVRVLANRLALALQAVHAAGLIHRDLKPSNVLVTVDGPRVIDFGIARAMDTLAGDSLHTRTGMLIGSPGFMSPEQVRGLELTPASDVFCLGAVLVYAATGRLLFGATETGLNAHLFRIAEDEADLTGVPEPLLDLVRACLAKDPAERPTLQQVAARTEADADGEWLPGAVLAQLGRHAANLLDYAPETAAGAPATAPATAPADAPPPPADPHLPSGPPSPPPPAYSPTTPDHSVPPQGFGPPPGMAPPPRRWWGLAVAAFVQLLVLLDATSLHTAMPMIMRDLHLATDDLSAIVTVYELACGGLLLLGGHLADLMGRKRMLIIGLAGFTVAAAIGGSAPTAGALIASRALQGAFAALLSPAALSLVAADFTEPKERGRAFGVYAAVAAGGSALGPLTGSWILDLDWRICLYADVPLALIALIGAATLTPDRPTRTGPRLDAPGLLLGSTGLAALIYGLQQTGPRGWTDPLALALLAAGALLLLAFMRWQFRTASPLLPPNFTDDPARIGSVLTLFLTGAGTLALFPALTVYLETVRGYSPTGATTALLPTLAAIVIGSTQISARLLHRVPPRLLIVPGLLLTALGTLLLTLPAALALPGMLLTGLGLGAAVMPLLSLATSGVATPHSGGAAAATSTATQVGGVLGTALFTTLFASTLAAPSAPPDGYTDALWCSAALTLLATLPASLLLKPTTPPIPHQPTGQPLPRHDHRGTA from the coding sequence GTGGACCAGTTGATCCCCTCAGACCCGACGCACATCGGCCCGTACCGCCTCATCGCCCGCCTGGGTGCCGGCGGAATGGGCCTGGTCTACCTGGGCCGTTCCGCGGCCGGGCGGACCGTCGCGGTCAAGGTCGTCCAGGAGGAGCACGCACAACATCCGGAGTTCCGCAGGCGCTTCGCCCGCGAGGTGGCGGCCGCCCGGCGGGTGGGCGGCTCCTGGACGGCGGCCGTGCTCGACGCCGACACCGAGGCCGCGGTGCCCTGGGTCGCGACCCAGTACATCCCGGGGCCGGATCTGACCACCGTGGTGGCCAACGACTTCGGGCCGCTGCCCGACAACTCCGTACGAGTGCTGGCCAACCGCCTCGCCCTCGCCCTTCAGGCGGTGCACGCGGCCGGTCTGATCCACCGGGACCTCAAACCGTCCAATGTGCTGGTGACGGTGGACGGGCCGCGCGTGATCGACTTCGGTATCGCACGGGCCATGGACACCCTCGCCGGGGACAGTCTGCACACCCGCACCGGCATGCTGATCGGCTCGCCCGGCTTCATGTCGCCCGAGCAGGTACGCGGCCTCGAACTCACCCCCGCCAGCGATGTGTTCTGCCTGGGCGCCGTCCTCGTCTACGCCGCCACCGGCCGCCTGCTCTTCGGCGCCACCGAGACCGGGCTGAACGCCCACCTCTTCCGGATCGCCGAGGACGAGGCGGACCTGACCGGCGTACCGGAGCCGCTGCTCGACCTCGTACGCGCGTGTCTGGCCAAGGACCCGGCCGAACGGCCCACCCTCCAGCAGGTCGCCGCTCGCACGGAGGCGGATGCGGACGGGGAATGGCTGCCGGGCGCGGTGCTCGCCCAACTGGGCCGCCACGCCGCCAACTTGCTCGACTACGCCCCCGAGACGGCCGCCGGCGCGCCCGCGACGGCTCCCGCCACCGCTCCCGCCGATGCGCCACCGCCCCCTGCGGACCCACACCTCCCGTCCGGGCCGCCGTCACCACCACCGCCCGCGTACTCGCCCACGACCCCGGACCACTCCGTCCCCCCACAGGGATTCGGCCCGCCCCCGGGCATGGCCCCGCCCCCCAGACGCTGGTGGGGCCTGGCCGTGGCCGCATTCGTGCAGCTGCTCGTACTCCTCGACGCGACGTCCCTGCACACGGCGATGCCGATGATCATGAGGGACCTGCACCTGGCCACCGACGATCTGAGCGCGATAGTCACCGTCTACGAACTGGCCTGCGGCGGACTGCTGTTGCTCGGCGGCCATCTCGCCGACCTCATGGGCCGCAAACGGATGCTGATCATCGGGCTGGCCGGCTTCACGGTGGCCGCCGCGATCGGCGGTTCCGCCCCCACCGCCGGTGCGCTGATCGCGTCCCGCGCCCTCCAGGGCGCCTTCGCCGCACTGCTGTCACCGGCCGCACTGTCCCTGGTGGCGGCCGACTTCACCGAACCGAAGGAACGCGGCAGGGCTTTCGGGGTCTACGCCGCCGTCGCCGCCGGCGGCTCGGCGCTGGGCCCGCTCACCGGCAGCTGGATCCTGGACCTGGACTGGCGCATCTGTCTGTACGCCGACGTCCCCCTGGCCTTGATCGCCCTGATCGGCGCGGCCACCCTGACACCCGACCGCCCCACCCGCACCGGCCCCCGCCTCGACGCACCGGGCCTCCTGCTCGGCTCCACCGGACTCGCCGCCCTCATCTACGGCCTCCAGCAGACGGGCCCACGCGGCTGGACGGACCCCCTGGCACTGGCCCTGCTCGCGGCCGGCGCCCTCCTCCTCCTGGCTTTCATGCGCTGGCAGTTCAGGACAGCCTCCCCGCTCCTCCCCCCGAACTTCACCGACGACCCCGCCCGCATCGGCTCCGTCCTCACCTTGTTCCTGACGGGCGCCGGTACGCTCGCCCTCTTCCCGGCCCTGACGGTGTACCTGGAGACCGTCCGCGGCTACTCGCCCACCGGCGCCACCACGGCCCTCCTCCCCACCCTCGCCGCGATCGTCATCGGCTCCACCCAGATCTCCGCCCGCCTCCTGCACCGCGTACCGCCCCGCCTCCTGATCGTGCCGGGCCTGCTGCTCACCGCACTCGGCACGCTGCTCCTGACCCTCCCCGCCGCCCTGGCCCTGCCCGGCATGCTCCTCACCGGCCTCGGCCTCGGCGCCGCGGTGATGCCGCTCCTCTCCCTCGCCACGTCCGGCGTCGCCACACCCCACTCCGGCGGCGCCGCGGCAGCGACCAGTACGGCCACCCAGGTAGGCGGCGTACTCGGCACGGCCCTCTTCACCACCCTCTTCGCCTCCACCCTCGCCGCCCCGAGCGCACCCCCGGACGGCTACACCGACGCCCTGTGGTGCTCGGCCGCCCTCACCTTGCTCGCCACCCTGCCCGCGTCCCTCCTGCTCAAGCCCACCACCCCGCCGATCCCCCACCAGCCCACCGGACAGCCCCTCCCACGCCACGACCATCGGGGCACCGCCTGA
- a CDS encoding Gfo/Idh/MocA family protein, with amino-acid sequence MRIGLLGTGPWARRVHAPVLAAHPGVELTGIWGRRAPAAAELAQAHGTRAYATPDELFAACDAVSFAVPPSVQAPLAVRAAQTGRHLLLDKPVATTVSEARAVAGAAERAGVASVVFFTARFGEREGAWIADQAAAGGWFTAHADWLASVFAEDSDSPYAASPWRREKGALWDVGPHVLSVLLPVLGDAESVTAARGPADTVLLTLRHRGGAASSATLSLTAPRAAFGVEVTLRGTTGTTTLPRREAGPEPAFHRAVDALIAAARTGRPHPCDLGFGVRVTEILAQAERALGGADDQ; translated from the coding sequence CTGCGCATCGGGTTGCTCGGCACCGGGCCCTGGGCGCGGCGGGTGCACGCGCCCGTCCTCGCCGCCCACCCCGGCGTCGAGCTCACCGGTATCTGGGGGCGCCGGGCCCCGGCCGCCGCCGAGCTCGCGCAGGCGCACGGCACCCGGGCGTACGCCACCCCCGACGAGCTGTTCGCCGCCTGCGACGCCGTCTCCTTCGCCGTTCCGCCGTCCGTCCAGGCGCCGTTGGCCGTACGGGCCGCGCAGACCGGCCGCCACCTCCTCCTGGACAAGCCGGTCGCGACCACGGTGTCCGAGGCGCGCGCCGTGGCCGGTGCCGCCGAGCGCGCCGGGGTCGCCTCGGTCGTCTTCTTCACCGCCCGCTTCGGGGAACGGGAAGGCGCGTGGATCGCGGACCAGGCGGCGGCCGGCGGCTGGTTCACCGCCCATGCCGACTGGCTCGCCTCGGTCTTCGCCGAGGACAGTGACAGCCCGTATGCCGCGTCGCCGTGGCGCCGCGAGAAGGGCGCCCTGTGGGACGTCGGCCCGCACGTCCTGTCCGTTCTGCTCCCGGTCCTGGGCGACGCCGAGTCCGTCACCGCCGCCCGGGGACCGGCCGACACGGTGCTGCTGACGCTCCGCCACCGCGGCGGAGCGGCCAGTTCGGCGACGCTCAGCCTGACCGCCCCCAGGGCGGCGTTCGGCGTCGAGGTCACCCTGCGCGGAACCACGGGCACCACCACCCTGCCCCGCCGCGAGGCCGGCCCGGAGCCGGCCTTCCACCGTGCCGTCGACGCCCTGATCGCCGCCGCCCGTACGGGCCGGCCGCATCCGTGCGATCTTGGGTTCGGGGTCCGGGTGACCGAGATCCTGGCGCAGGCGGAGCGGGCACTGGGGGGAGCGGACGACCAATGA
- a CDS encoding AMP-binding protein — MTSTPHTTGSGPLAAPAAPASYVEPLLAALAHDPDRPALIDADRTEITAGALHATVHRMAAVLIARGIGRGSTVTLLSNNRPEVLAARYAANLVGARVVFLYVGTAPEVLARIAGSVDTALLLVDPDLHDTARELLAHLPGPAPDVMTFGPVPAPAADASPDTAAWGSDLMAACGALPSPERTEAGPNPVPEIACAARPEDDWCIRHTGGTTGIPKGVRMGNAPYAAMLAQQMSAPAGERPRFLACTSLAHLAGIFADRTLTAGGTVVLHRAFDPAAVLAAIARDRITHLWLLPPLLHRLLDDPALPTTDLGSLTNITYGGCPASPSRLAQAAKVFGPVLYGMYGMSEAMLISVAGPEEHTVTGPGGRVTVGRPLPGVEVAVRDAEGRTLPPGERGEVFVRSAGVMPGYWRQPEATAQVLGEDGWLRTGDIGCLDEEGYLFLVDRSKDVIIVVGGHVHPAEVEDLLHSHPDVAQCAVYGVRTADETEQVHTAIVPAPGRDIDPDGIRAFVEANKGTLYVPAAVHVLDTLPLTPAGKPDKNRLRAAATASLTAARRRPGPARPASSNTRWPGAFVSGGQ, encoded by the coding sequence ATGACTTCCACTCCGCACACCACCGGATCCGGCCCCCTCGCGGCGCCTGCCGCTCCCGCCAGCTATGTCGAACCCCTGCTGGCCGCCCTGGCGCACGACCCCGACCGCCCGGCCCTGATCGACGCGGACCGGACCGAGATCACCGCCGGCGCCCTGCACGCCACCGTGCACCGTATGGCGGCCGTCCTCATCGCACGGGGCATCGGCCGCGGCAGTACCGTCACCCTCCTCAGCAACAACCGCCCCGAGGTGCTCGCCGCCCGCTACGCCGCCAATCTGGTGGGCGCCCGGGTGGTCTTCCTCTACGTGGGCACGGCCCCCGAGGTCCTGGCCCGGATCGCCGGGAGCGTGGACACCGCCCTGCTCCTCGTCGACCCCGATCTGCACGACACCGCACGGGAGTTGCTCGCCCACCTCCCGGGACCGGCCCCCGACGTCATGACGTTCGGCCCGGTGCCCGCGCCCGCAGCCGACGCGTCCCCGGACACCGCCGCATGGGGCTCCGACCTCATGGCCGCCTGCGGTGCCCTCCCGTCCCCCGAGCGCACGGAAGCGGGCCCGAATCCCGTCCCCGAGATCGCGTGCGCCGCCCGCCCCGAGGACGACTGGTGCATCCGCCACACCGGCGGAACGACCGGAATCCCCAAGGGCGTCCGGATGGGCAACGCTCCGTACGCCGCGATGCTGGCCCAGCAGATGTCGGCCCCCGCCGGCGAGCGGCCCCGCTTCCTCGCCTGCACCTCGCTCGCCCACCTGGCGGGCATCTTCGCCGACAGAACGCTCACGGCCGGCGGCACCGTCGTCCTGCACCGCGCCTTCGATCCGGCCGCCGTGCTCGCCGCCATCGCCCGCGACCGCATCACCCACCTGTGGCTGCTGCCCCCGCTCCTGCACCGCCTCCTGGACGACCCCGCCCTCCCCACCACCGACCTAGGCTCGCTCACCAACATCACCTACGGCGGCTGCCCGGCCTCCCCCTCCCGGCTGGCGCAGGCGGCCAAGGTCTTCGGCCCGGTGCTGTACGGCATGTACGGCATGTCCGAAGCGATGCTGATCAGCGTCGCCGGCCCGGAGGAGCACACCGTCACCGGACCCGGCGGCCGGGTCACCGTCGGCCGCCCGCTGCCCGGGGTGGAGGTCGCCGTCCGGGACGCCGAGGGCCGCACCCTGCCGCCGGGGGAGCGGGGCGAGGTCTTCGTACGCTCCGCAGGGGTGATGCCCGGCTACTGGAGACAGCCCGAAGCGACCGCCCAGGTCCTGGGGGAGGACGGCTGGCTGCGCACCGGCGACATCGGCTGCCTGGACGAGGAGGGGTATCTCTTCCTCGTCGACCGCAGCAAGGACGTGATCATCGTCGTCGGCGGACATGTCCACCCGGCGGAGGTCGAGGACCTTCTGCACTCCCATCCCGACGTCGCCCAGTGCGCGGTGTACGGCGTACGCACCGCCGACGAGACCGAGCAGGTGCACACCGCGATCGTCCCCGCGCCCGGCCGCGACATCGACCCCGACGGCATCCGCGCTTTTGTGGAAGCCAACAAAGGCACCCTCTACGTTCCGGCGGCCGTCCACGTCCTCGACACCCTGCCGCTGACCCCGGCGGGCAAGCCCGACAAGAACCGTCTGCGGGCCGCCGCCACGGCCTCGTTAACGGCCGCCCGCCGACGCCCCGGGCCGGCCCGTCCCGCCTCGTCAAATACCCGCTGGCCAGGGGCTTTTGTCAGTGGCGGGCAGTAG